A single Vigna radiata var. radiata cultivar VC1973A chromosome 8, Vradiata_ver6, whole genome shotgun sequence DNA region contains:
- the LOC106770734 gene encoding uncharacterized protein LOC106770734: MASSSFKLTLKLLIDTKREKVLYAETSKSVVDFLFNLLCLPIATVIRIVNKNQIVGSLGNLYQSVENLDETYMQPGQHKNLLLKPSALMFSPISGLLPSDNDSSSNSSSNDSTDVFYRYQYHRDYVTCDRTIHCPNCKLSMNAQMNFVGEKVANEIAKKSGFVKEVVTYIVMDDLTIEPLSDISFPTLLNKFNVKDLDDLETKVIELDMNEGVNLLKASMQSKTVLTDVFLKNSA; the protein is encoded by the exons ATGGcatcttcttcctttaaatTGACTCTGAAATTGCTTATCGACACTAAGCGTGAGAAGGTTCTGTACGCAGAAACATCAAAATCCGTTGTAGACTTTCTCTTTAACTTGCTCTGTTTACCCATTGCTACTGTTATAAGGATTGTCAATAAGAATCAAATAGTTGGTAGCTTAGGCAATCTCTATCAAAGTGTTGAGAATCTTGATGAAACCTACATGCAACCAGGCCAGCATAAGAATCTACTGTTGAAACCAAGTGCCCTCATGTTTTCACCAATCTCTGGTCTTCTTCCTTCAGATAATGACAGTTCTTCCAACAGTTCTTCCAACGACTCCACGGATGTATTCTACCGGTACCAATATCACCGTGATTACGTCACATGTGATAGGACCATTCATTGTCCTAATTGTAAGTTATCTATGAACGCGCAAATGAATTTTGTTGGTGAAAAGGTTGCAAATGAAATTGCCAAGAAGAGTGGTTTTGTAAAAGAGGTAGTAACTTACATTGTGATGGATGATCTGACAATTGAGCCCCTGTCAGACATTTCATTCCCTACTCTACTTAACAAATTCAACGTGAAAGATCTTGACGACTTGGAGACAAAGGTGATCGAGTTGGACATGAATGAG GGTGTGAATCTTCTGAAAGCTTCTATGCAGTCGAAGACGGTTTTGACTGATGTTTTTCTCAAGAATTCGGCTTAA